ttaaatttaaaaataggcaagtatgagcgaaagaaatgctcagcaagttcattataatatatatatggttgttttgacataaaaccgacatctgcattagagcagaacatttaaaatcataattgctgaattataaaattttagttgaggaatcccagaattgattccttaattgtattaaaaaccattttgatatttttgagcgaaatgcttcagcaatactttgaatcttgacgaggatcaaactcgtaaaacagtgtttacggaaatatcgtaaatcacaataacatgaaacaatgattatggattgaatcataaactttattcaaaaccgaactcttcaaattaatacttattttgctgtcatatcaaattagatatcactacaaactttgatgctcacaatattccatactgaagtcaacatcattcatctatattaataccacctttgatatttaacaacaacgtaagtatcagcataaatcaaaatctgaatcaaaaccgtactttaccattattccaaaacagaaacagttgataaatcattccttataagattatcaaaagcaatataataatatcgattggaaccaaattatgcactatgatgttcctgatgatcagtcatgaaacaacaccggtatcccgcagccatactgttaatataggtactacccgtatcccgaagacatacggtacctatagggcgccagaaaaggcataacaagccttttaagatattacacttccgtattacacttctgtataatagctcacgctggaccggtgcttcggcctcttacgcaatcagtaaccattcaatctcaaaaccttttattgaaaaggggtcataatactcgacacccgaaataattttattcccccattcacttgggcaggaatacttgcaacaaaatcatttttctcaaaacccaaaacatttgtaaatctattctgaacatagaatagcagagggtacttgcataaacagaattatttaattcagcgatatgtaaaatatttatctattacgaattgaatagggaaagcaaaacttgcataataagcttcaaaataaatatcacttgaacaataagtgatgatagggatacttgcctttgggttttagtagttagtcacactcgcaaagacgcatctattctgacattctgtctcaagacatctccgtcctgcttttcaacaccttactgatatgctgctcctgcgattgctagaagccagatatccacttccattccatctcactctttatccaacatcttgtcttgatcaactcgaatgatccgcatctataattaaaatatagaactttaattgtctaatcgataaccactcgacgaactatacgcatcaaaagcctatcgtctacccatacgatagcccacatacaaggaaaatagtcaaacacaagacttatgacccacatatacacgtaattcacataacacataagcacataactcatatatcacataattttatatcacataagactcggttcatcagaagggtcgactcagtatgtttaaaacgaaaatcgggtcaaaaatatgatttatcgatcaaaaatcgactcagaatgattcgtaaaataagcggcctttcgaaacaaaagaattcgggtctcgaaagtatttttattgaaagcggaatatttttctgagtctgtacgcgttcgtttcgtattaaacggatgcacagtttatttattatgaatttttgaatatttttcggaattaaaacgggtctctgaatcatttaataataaaataaaagggttcaaacaccctaaaataattttatatgatttattgagcctgaaaaataatttaaaataatattttaaagctcaaaactatttttcggaatttttaaattaattttaaataattaaatctaattattagatcaattaaaattaattaataactaattaaattaattaatcaattaatatttaaattaattgaccaattaaataattaattatcaactaatattaattaattaaataattaagatttatttttgaaataaaataattctcagaataattaaataataaaatttggaaattgacaataattaaaaacaatttttaaaattaaaatattgaattttgaattaaagTAAAAAGGAAATAGCAGAAACAGATTACTAAGATTTGAAATGGGTTTTCAAGGATCAAAATCGGGTTATATCCCGGGTCGAAACTGACCCGACCGGGTCGTTCAAGAACAGGCCGGCCGGTGCAGATTCCGGCGGCCGGGAACGAACTCCGGCGACCCTAATCAAGGTAATTTACGAATTGTCTGGCACAGTTCTTACTACTGTTCGATTCCAGTCTATTATAGCAACAACAACAACGATTCGACGTATCAAAATCATCCCCGCGGCTCTGTTTCCGGCGAGAACCGCCATTAACGCCGGTAATTTCTTCGAGTTTTCCGGCAAAACTCGAATTCAGTCGTTCTTAAACCAAACTTCATGAAACATGGCTCGAATTAACGCTCTGATTATGCATAATCAGTTTATAACCTCAAAATAACCCAAAAATCAGTTAAACAAAAAGCCCCGaattcgggtataaaccctaaaattacgaaTTAGAAAATTACCAAATCTCAATTGATTTTGATGCTAAAATCAGATAGAACAGATTGAGGGCTTcacaacggatattcatacttgtgatttggtgttcaataacaccttcaaatcggtctttgattttcaaaactcttcaagaacaccaagaacacatattcaagaaattttcagaaaatcaaaccttaatttctatatgatattgaactctatttttgaagtaaaatataccaaatcgaccagaaaaacatgctctacaacatggaagcatcaaatcacatcaacaacatcaagaacaaatttttataatttaattatcaaataattcgaatataaataaataaataagaaaattaccatgatttctgggaagaaactgatgattgattcagaaagaggatttcgagagcttcgttttgatatgttgcacgcccgaatcggagttcgataacgccttcgttcgtgtgtttgattctcggcagcgtatcggttttctcggattttctctgtatttacggtgttttaactggttgcaaatgaataaacggaataaacgaaataagaaataggctatttatatttatggaatattggatcgttctggatcgttttggatcgttaaattagttgcttagccgctgagtaactataaaaatgatacaattcaatacctgaattggataattatcaaaaccgagctttttataaaacactatatacgaaaataacgtaaaaatatctcgtctctcgagaatacgggtttttgttgattaccgaaataactatcgtatcgaaaatcttgcgccgggccgcgcacgggtcaaaccgtaatccggattgaaaaagtcaaaacacggaaaatgtccggaattaccagtttaggttaggaaggagttttcggaagagtttcgggttataaaaacgcaaaaacggttgaagtcggacgattcccggctttataaaataattttggtaattattcagaaaataattaataattcataaatcaatataaaattatctaacagtccaaaaattaccagaaaaatatcacaattatctatattttattctggacatataaaaattcaaatactcaaataatatcacatctaaacacccaaacatcaattccacttatcagataattcaccaaaattcacataaaatcacataaataattccaaataattataataataatattggaaaatatgggatattacactaCAATTACAGCTTCTACAAATCCAGGTACATCATCTCATTAGCGCgtaaaatttattaaatattgaACTAGATATTTTATTGTGTCAAAATCAATGGAATGCAGATAACACATGCCCGTTTGTGTCAAGATCAAAAAGACCTTATAAAATTACGCAGAACCTAAAAGATCGCaattatattgaatattttgaTAATAGAAGGTGGAAGATCATTCTGAAGGTAAACAGCTAACAAACGTCATGCATTGATACAGTTATCAATTTAATTAAATTTCATATATCTGATCATTACCATTAATAAAAAACAGAAATTCCAATGGAATTCGGCGGATATGATTCTGACGAAGAATTTGATCTTCACACTAACGATGCAAAACTGATTTCAGAACTACATTGACTGTAATATATTGATTCCGCCATATTGTGTTTTTTAATCATCTTTGACAGACCTATGGCAAGGATATATGGATCTTGGAAAGCCCGACAAATGTCCATACTGTAAAGCCATTATGTGGAATAATGAACGGAATAACAAATCAAACAAGCATGCATCACCAACTTTTTCTGTTTGTTGTCGGAATGGGCAGGTCCCGTTAACGCCGGAGAAACCTACTCCTCCATTTTTAGCTAAATTGTTATCTGGTGGAAAGAAAACTCAGCATTATAAAATAAAGATCCGGATATACAACTCACTATTTGCTTTTACATCAATTGGAGGTAAAATTGACAATAATATAAACAGAGGAGGGGCTCCTTACATTTTCAATCTCTATGGTCAAAATCATCATTTGATTGGAAGCATATGCCCAACTACTGGTGAATCTCcaaagttttgtcaattgtacgTATATGATGTTGAGAATGAAATAGAAAATAGAAAGTGACGGTTCCTGGTAGTGATTCTACAGATTCAGACATTATAAAAGGTCTTCTTTTGATGCTTGATGATGATAATCGATTGGTTAAATGCTTTCGTATGACTAGAGACCAGTTCAAAAACAATGAACCTGAGGAAGTTGAGTTGGAATTAATTTCATGTAAAGCAGCGGATGGTAGATCTAATAAGGTTGGACCTTCTAACGAGGTTGGTGCTTTGATTGTTGGTGACCTAGAAGACTCATGCGGAAACCGGGATATTGTTTTTCAGACAAAAACTAAACAGTTTCAGAGGATTTTCTAGACCAATGCCCATTTCATGCCTTTACAGTATCCTTTACTTTTCCCTCATGGTGAATAAGATTCCAGTTGAAAATTCCATTAATGGAAAAAAATGCCTTTACAGTATCCTTTACATTTATCCTAACAGAGATGTTATGTTTCAATGCGGAAATATTATGTCTACAAACTCATGATCAGACTAACTGAAGGTACTACATTACTGTTATAAACGTTAAAAAAAATTGTCAATTTTATTTTTCGATCATATAGGAATGTAAATTGATGATAGCTATATACAGATTGTAGATTGGTATTaataagattttaaaatttattctGTAGGATTATCTCCTCACTTGAGTGGTCGTTTATGACAACAATATATTGTTGATGCATTCACCGCAGTTGAACAGTACTGCCTAGAATGGATTAAACAGAATCATAAAACTATTCGATCTGATCTATATAATTTAATACACGACTCCTTGAGAAAAGATGATTCTGATACAACATGCCAAAGGAAGAATATAATTTTACCTGCTACATTCACAGGTTTTCGGAGATATATGTCCCAGTATTTTAAAGACTCTCTTGTTATATGTCGTAGTATTGGTCATCCATCATTCTTTCTTCTTGACAATGACCTGCAACACTAAATGGCCAGAAATTCAGAGTAAGCTCCAACATATGTCGGGCGTTAATGTTGCAGATGCTCCGGGTGTGGTTGCCCGTGTTTTAAAATGAAGCTAGATCAATTGgttgatttaataaaaaatcaaaattactTTGGAAAATGCACCGGACGTGAGTATTTTAACCCTTTTACAAAACAACCTATAATAGATGATTTTACACTATATTCTctattaaattatgaaatttgtgTAACGGCTATGTACGTGATTGAGTTCCAAAAAAGAAGATTACCTCACACTTATATGTTAATTTGGCTACATCATGATGATCGTCCCAATACGATAGAGCAGATTGATGATTTGGAGTCTGCTGAAATCCCGCATAAGGAAACTGACCAGGCCGGGTACAATGGTGTTAAAAATTACATGATACATGGGCCATGTGGACAGGATTTTTCGTATTCTCCGTGTATGTCGGATGGAAAATGCGGTCGTCATTTCCCAAAGAGGTATATTCAAATAAATTACATGATACATGACCATCAGGACATACTTTTATGTATCTGCAATGAATTATCCAAAGTTTTTTGGAAAAAAATATCATCATTATGGTAAATGTAAAAGCAGACCTAATTATATTTGTGTTTAAACCAATTTTACGCATAGGTACAATGGTCACACATTCTTTGATGACTGTGGATTTCCTGTTTATCGGAGGAGAAGGATGGACAGGACTGTTGAGAAGAACAAGCAACAACTGGACAATCAATTTGTTGTACCTTATAATCGTGATCTGTTACTATACTTTCAGTGTCATATGAACTTGGAAATCTGCAACAATTCTCGCTCTTTGAAATATCTATTCAAGTATTGTTTAAAGGGTTATGACACAACAACAATGATGATATGGAGGAAAAAAGGATTGACTTTAAATTCAGAAAAGGGTAAAACTATTGATGAGGTGAGACATTTTCTGGATGGTCGTTACGTTTGTGCATCCGAAGCTGCCCGGAGATTATTAGGATATGATATTCATTATCGTTATCCTTCCATTGAGCGTTTACCCGTCCATGTAGAAGGAGGCAAAAATGTTACCTTCAATATTAATGACACTTTggaagaagtagcaactaaggcATGAAACAGGAAAAGTAAGTTAGAAGCATGATTTGTGGCCAACAAAACTGTTCCCGGTTCTCGGGATTACACTTAACAGAAGTTCCCACGAGGTTTTACTTGGCTACCTGGGCAGTCTAAGTGGAAATGCAGGATTGTTAAGAAACACCAGGAACTTCCATCCGATACTAGTCATTAAATCTGAAAAAATATATCATTCATAAGAAACTTTATTTTAATCATTGTAGTCCAACAAGATTTTTATTAAGTTTGTGTATAGTACCTTGATCATAAAAAGTGTCGCGTGGAATTGTCCTATTCTTGAAGTATATAACCTCGCAGAGGTCATCCTTCAAACAATTCATAAAGAATTTCCAGTTGCCCTTTAAGAGTAAATCACAGTGGAACCGAACAAACCTCGACAATCAATGTTGAACTCTTTCATATGACAGAGAGACTGTTCCGACTTCTTGAAATTCACATATGTTTCATGTCCATTAGCAAGTACAAGAATTACTTTACTTGGAATAGATTCTGGAAGACTATTAACGAAGTTATCAGGTAGTTTCTGGAAATTGACAAATTTGTTTACACATTAGTACTTTTAAATCATACAATATCATTAAACTCTTCAGGCATGCAATAAGATAAAATGATAGTAGAATACACATTAGCATTATATTAGTAAATTATACCATTTCACGAAGGTCTCTGTCATCACCTGGGAGAGTTACAAAGAATGATGGATTTTCCTCGCTAAAGTACCTAAGCTGATGTAATGTTGAATAAAGAGCACACATAATATGTAGAGTTAAAAATGATGAATATACTTTAGTACATTACAAGGATTGATAGAAAATTTTAGTTTACCATATCTGAATCTTTCAAGGTTTGCATGTTTGCACTACGGAAATCAGTATTTCCACTCATATCTGCAATATAAACAAGCAATATAGCTCATATAAAATGATAATAATTATAAGTCGGAGTCTCTGTAACACTATCATCTCCTAATTCATCTAAAAAGTAGCAAGACTGTTCCGATATTTACTTGCCAGAAAAAATATACTAAatcaagtgtcaattaagtagCAAGCATGAGGAACACATTCGAATCATTATACCCATTGCAACAAACTAAACTTTGGAAATCCGTCTATGGTATCACGACTGAAAAAATAGAGTAGAACAACAAGTATTCACTATTACTAAAGGCCATTGTATTCACCATTACTAAATTATCGAAATTCTACACCGAGTATAACAACAAGTACTGTACAATTACAACAGAGTATCGCATATCAAATGACTTGGCCATGattttaaacaaaataaaaaactaCAATTGTGAATTCATATACCAAATTCTACATACCTCGATGTTTACTACTGCTAAAATTAAACATCAATTTGCTCTACTTCTCACATTGTGCGGAGACTACTAAAAAAATGATAAATCGGGCACCGAGTATAACAAGTAATGTACAATTAAGGAAGAGTATCCCATGTCAAATTCTTTGCCCATGATTTTAAACAAAAGGAAAAACTACGACTGTGAATGCATATACCAAATAGAACATACCTACATGTTTACTACTCATAAAATAAAACATTAATTTGCTCTGGTTCTCAAATTATGCGGATACTACTATTCATAACCCGATCGGATTAAATCTTTACATGCATCAATTATGATCAATACAACTTGAATTACTTTCTCAAGTATCATACAGATCATACCACATAAGTTAGATAAACTACTACAAACAACCGATTGGGACAATTAAAGCATACAACCGGAACTTCAAATTAAACAAACAGTAAAAGAGGATTGAGGAATTGGTACCAGTGTAGAGTATCTGATGATTGAGCTTAGTATCAGGATTGGTAGAGCAACAATCGATCTTCTCCGCCGGAGATTTGAGCAGCAATCGAGGGAAACGGCCGGAGTCCTAAATCTGCATGCAACCCTTTTCTACACTAGACAGGAGTAATAAATTCAACTACTTTTGACCTATATCCTTTTTATGAATCAATAAATAGATTTTTATTGTATCcataaataatttaaaactaatttaatttaattacgtaataaatcaaatgagatatgttgaaaatatttgaattttgcaTAATTCTtagaataaattttaaattatatgaGTTGTGGACGGAATGTTGTGTTAGCGGAGAAAAAAATATTGATTAACAATATTATAATGAAAATATATTATAtcatttttgaaaatttaaaaaaataagcCTTTGGCATTTTTTATAAGAAATACTCTGACATTTTTTAGAATACAATGAAAATTATATGAGCTGTGGACGAATTTTAGTGTTTGCGGGAATTTTGTTTTCAAAATTTTGTAATGAAAATATATATTACATAAATTTTTACAATTTTAAAAGTTAAGACTTTAGCATTTTTTTAAATAAGACTTTGGCATTTTTTAGAATACAGCTAAAATTATATGAGCTGTGGACGAAATTGTGTTAGCGGACAAACAAAacattttcataattttataataaaaatatcgTACTACTTCGTTTCACTTTTCATATTTATAACGATAAACGAGGACAGATGCATGAAAAAGAACGAATGCAGTTAGTTAAATACAATATATTTAAACGTTAAACGAGGACAGATGCATAAAAAACGGAAGCAGCTCATTAAAGTTAACAATGTCTTATTTTTCTTTCTTAATTAGGTTcgtaaaataatttaatatgtttatattaatttaataaaactGGGAAAAATAATCGtaaaaatttaagaaaataaaaaaacCTGTGTACCTAACACGGGCATATTAGGTACTAGGTGGTTCCTATCATAAAACACAGGTAAATTCTTAGAGCAACTCCAAATGTTCCTCTAATTATCCTCCTAAGTCATTTTTTGACAAATATAGCACAAAATTCAACTCCAACACACTCCTAATCACTCCCTATATATTTAGGATCTTCAAAATTTTCCTCATTATTGAGGAGTATCTAATGTTTGTTAAACTATTTTTTATTAGTATATTATCATTTTCCCTCCCAAATGGGTCACCAATTCCCTCCTATTTTGGTACATCAGATTCCCTCCATTTTATTGTCAGTTTTATTCACTTTTCTCATCAGTTTATTTCTTAAAGGTTAATGACAATGTGATGAATTTTGACAACAGTGTTCCTTCCTTCTCCATAATGTTAAACTCTGATTATCCGCTGTATGATGAATACACAACTCCATCTCCAAATATATGTTTTTCACAAGGTTATGGTGGTGAACAAAGTGAAGAACAAAATATCATTTCATCCCAGGTTTTTCCATttttattcccagtggactaacaatgagatttacagaaggggggttgaatataaatctcaaaacttttttttaagttttgagcagtttttaagactaagtgttttgatgaacagatgtgtgtgaattgcttcaagctaatacagacaaatatatattcaagcacaaatgtaaagaacacaaagaacttaaaaacttttcaggtggatatgttgttccaccagagatgtgttatttcagaaaatctgttaatcaaagaattgatcacagctgcgtcctagtacaaactagatgattttctctctggatttttctaaacagctctggaaaattcaccatctaattactagctgctacttggtttatataacaccaagtttacaagtgaagacaaaactgtagaatacaattaaaagattcttcacaagtttcttcttcatttctctatccaatgcaatttaggtttagctgtgaatctttgaatacttccttgtttgcaccagaatggaaatgctgctttttcttgattcctcctagaggctgccacattccagtctgtctttgtcaacccatgtgcctctatcagcttatgaattgtcattatcaactgctattgaacttagc
The sequence above is drawn from the Apium graveolens cultivar Ventura chromosome 2, ASM990537v1, whole genome shotgun sequence genome and encodes:
- the LOC141699747 gene encoding uncharacterized protein LOC141699747 translates to MYVIEFQKRRLPHTYMLIWLHHDDRPNTIEQIDDLESAEIPHKETDQAGYNGVKNYMIHGPCGQDFSYSPCMSDGKCGRHFPKRYNGHTFFDDCGFPVYRRRRMDRTVEKNKQQLDNQFVVPYNRDLLLYFQCHMNLEICNNSRSLKYLFKYCLKGYDTTTMMIWRKKGLTLNSEKGKTIDEVRHFLDGRYVCASEAARRLLGYDIHYRYPSIERLPVHVEGGKNVTFNINDTLEEVATKA